Proteins from a genomic interval of Euleptes europaea isolate rEulEur1 chromosome 18, rEulEur1.hap1, whole genome shotgun sequence:
- the HOXB5 gene encoding homeobox protein Hox-B5: MSSYFVNSFSGRYPNAPDYQLLNYGTGGSMNGSYRDPGNMHAGSYGGYNYNGMDLSVGRSTSSAGPFATVGESSRAFPGQAPPESRFRQASSCSLSSPESLPCSSGGSGGGGGTKNNSGGGSNGESHGSKGAAPSPADQAASAGPAPAASFTELDETSASSGPEESGSQGGGGAARAAADSLGTPAPATEGQSPQIFPWMRKLHISHDMTGPDGKRARTAYTRYQTLELEKEFHFNRYLTRRRRIEIAHALCLSERQIKIWFQNRRMKWKKDNKLKSMSLASGGSAFQP, from the exons ATGAGTTCTTACTTTGTAAACTCGTTCTCAGGACGCTATCCTAATGCCCCCGACTATCAGCTGTTAAATTATGGGACCGGCGGCTCAATGAACGGATCTTACAGAGATCCCGGCAACATGCACGCCGGCTCTTACGGCGGATACAACTACAATGGGATGGATCTGAGCGTCGGCCGGTCGACCTCCTCCGCCGGCCCCTTTGCGACGGTCGGGGAGAGCTCCCGCGCCTTCCCCGGCCAAGCCCCGCCGGAGAGCCGGTTCCGGCAGGCGTCCAGCTGCTCCTTGTCCTCGCCCGAGTCTCTCCCGTGCTccagcggcggcagcggcggcggcggcggcacgaaGAACaacagcggcggcggcagcaacgGCGAGAGCCATGGAAGCAAAGGCGCCGCGCCTTCCCCCGCCGACCAGGCTGCCTCCGCCGGCCCGGCGCCGGCCGCCAGCTTCACGGAGCTCGACGAGACCAGCGCGTCGTCGGGCCCCGAGGAGAGCGGCtcccagggcggcggcggcgcggccagggCGGCGGCGGACTCCCTGGGCACCCCCGCGCCGGCCACGGAAGGGCAGAGCCCGCAGATCTTCCCCTGGATGCGGAAACTTCACATCAGCCACG ATATGACTGGACCCGATGGAAAACGTGCCCGGACGGCGTACACTCGCTACCAGACCCTGGAACTGGAGAAGGAGTTTCATTTTAACCGCTACCTCACCCGCCGGAGGCGGATAGAGATCGCCCACGCCTTGTGTCTCTCCGAAAGACAGATAAAAATCTGGTTCCAAAACAGGCGGATGAAGTGGAAGAAAGATAACAAACTCAAAAGTATGAGTTTAGCGTCTGGTGGGAGCGCCTTTCAGCCATAA
- the HOXB6 gene encoding homeobox protein Hox-B6 — MSSYFVNSTFPVSLAGGQEPFLGQLPLYSTGYADPLRHYPSTYGTGGGGVQEKGYPGASYYQQANGAYNRSPACDYGTSGFYREKETACSLSSLEDPVQFGQEQVRKSDCSQSKRVFGDSEDQKCSTPVYPWMQRMNSCNSSSFGPSGRRGRQTYTRYQTLELEKEFHFNRYLTRRRRIEIAHALCLTERQIKIWFQNRRMKWKKENKLLNSTQLSAEEEEEKTTE; from the exons atGAGTTCCTATTTCGTCAACTCTACTTTCCCGGTGAGTTTAGCCGGGGGTCAGGAACCGTTCCTGGGACAGCTCCCCTTATATTCCACGGGCTATGCGGACCCTTTAAGACACTACCCTTCCACTTACGGAACTGGGGGTGGCGGCGTCCAGGAGAAGGGTTACCCGGGCGCCTCTTACTACCAGCAAGCCAACGGAGCTTACAACCGGAGCCCGGCCTGCGATTACGGGACATCTGGTTTTTACAGGGAGAAAGAGACCGCCTGCTCCCTTTCCAGCTTAGAGGACCCTGTTCAGTTCGGCCAGGAGCAAGTCCGGAAGTCGGATTGCTCCCAGAGCAAGCGCGTTTTTGGGGACAGCGAGGATCAGAAGTGCTCTACGCCGGTGTACCCCTGGATGCAAAGGATGAATTCATGCAACA GTTCCTCCTTCGGGCCGAGTGGCAGGCGTGGGCGACAGACCTACACGCGCTACCAGACCCTGGAGCTGGAGAAAGAATTCCACTTCAACCGCTACTTGACCAGGCGTCGCCGGATCGAGATCGCCCACGCCCTTTGCCTGACCGAGCGCCAGATCAAAATCTGGTTCCAGAACCGGAGGATGAAGTGGAAAAAGGAGAACAAGCTACTCAATTCCACCCAGCTGAGCgccgaggaagaagaggagaaaacaacggaatga